Proteins encoded in a region of the Prunus persica cultivar Lovell chromosome G4, Prunus_persica_NCBIv2, whole genome shotgun sequence genome:
- the LOC109948609 gene encoding LOW QUALITY PROTEIN: uncharacterized protein LOC109948609 (The sequence of the model RefSeq protein was modified relative to this genomic sequence to represent the inferred CDS: substituted 1 base at 1 genomic stop codon), whose product MKFLFQCPCCSCFCFMKPKKGKARVKAAATVASKEEKKVETKGEKKVESKEEKKEXQQCSYLQSDSACINESICALFMLFFLLVD is encoded by the coding sequence ATGAAGTTCTTATTCCAGTGCCCCTGCTGCTCTTGTTTCTGCTTCATGAAGCCCAagaaaggcaaggcaagggtGAAGGCAGCAGCAACGGTAGCATccaaggaagagaagaaagttgAAACCAAGGGAGAGAAGAAGGTTGAATccaaggaagagaagaaagaatgaCAACAATGCAGCTACCTACAATCAGATAGTGCATGCATAAATGAAAGCATATGTGCTTTGTTtatgcttttctttcttcttgttgatTAA
- the LOC18780452 gene encoding uncharacterized protein LOC18780452 produces the protein MAEMKIFKTIGVVGSGQMGSGIAQLAATHGFDVWVLDTDQDALSRATKSISSSIQRLVSKGQLSQAVGKDALERLWFTSNLEKLSSADIIIEAIVESEDVKKKLFLELDKITKSSAILASNTSSISITRLASATSRPHQVIGMHFMNPPPIMKLVEIVRGADTSDETFDATKALAERFGKTVICSRDYAGFVVNRILMPMINEAFFALYTGVATKEDIDAGMRLGTNHPMGPLELADFIGLDVCVSILKVLHAGLGDNKYAPCPILVQYVDAGRLGRKRGIGVYDYRQMLGSVKPSSKL, from the exons ATGGCGGAGATGAAGATTTTCAAGACAATTGGGGTCGTGGGTAGCGGCCAAATGGGCTCTGGAATAGCCCAACTCGCCGCAACGCATGGCTTCGACGTTTGGGTCCTAGACACCGACCAAGACGCTCTCTCCAGAGCCACCAAGTCCATCTCTAGCTCCATCCAGCGTCTGGTTTCCAAGGGACAACTCAGTCAG GCTGTAGGTAAAGATGCTTTGGAACGTCTATGGTTTACCTCAAACTTGGAAAAGCTTTCTTCGGCAGATATAATTATCGAAGCTATTGTGGAATCTGAAGATGTGAAGAAAAAGTTATTTCTTGAGCTGGATAAGATCACAAAAAGTTCGGCCATACTGGCATCTAATACAAGTTCCATCTCCATTACTCGCCTGGCATCAGCAACTAGCAGACCACACCAG GTGATTGGCATGCATTTTATGAATCCTCCTCCTATAATGAAACTTGTTGAGATTGTGCGAGGAGCAGACACATCAGATGAGACATTTGATGCCACAAAAGCCTTGGCAGAAAG GTTTGGCAAGACAGTAATATGCTCGAGGGATTATGCGGGCTTTGTTGTAAACAGGATCTTAATGCCAATGATTAATGAGGCATTTTTTGCACTTTACACAGGTGTGGCAACAAAGGAAGACATTGATGCAGGAATGAGACTGGGAACAAATCATCCAATGGGTCCTCTAGAGCTTGCAGAttttattggattggatgTCTGTGTGTCCATTCTGAAAGTTCTTCATGCTGGCCTTGGGGACAATAAATATGCTCCCTGCCCCATCCTTGTACAGTATGTTGATGCAGGTCGTCTTGGAAGAAAACGAGGTATTGGGGTATACGACTACCGTCAAATGCTTGGATCAGTAAAACCCTCATCCAAACTTTGA